Proteins encoded in a region of the Cydia pomonella isolate Wapato2018A chromosome 3, ilCydPomo1, whole genome shotgun sequence genome:
- the LOC133516647 gene encoding uncharacterized protein LOC133516647 → MLETDGELLTGHGCFGWYLCERLGREPTTACHHCDGGAVDTAQHTREECPAWAEPRAILSSAIGGDLSLPALIRRMLSSEEAWAAVASFSVTVLSQKEAAERMREDDANSLPQRRRRPGRRLRAYAARMIPP, encoded by the exons aTGTTGGAGACGGATGGCGAA CTCTTAACGGGGCACGGCTGTTTCGGCTGGTACCTGTGTGAGAGGTTGGGAAGGGAGCCGACGACAGCGTGCCATCATTGCGATGGAGGAGCCGTGGACACGGCGCAACACACGCGCGAAGAGTGCCCTGCGTGGGCGGAGCCTCGCGCTATCCTGTCCTCGGCCATAGGAGGAGACCTCTCGTTGCCGGCGCTAATACGCCGCATGCTCAGCAGTGAGGAAGCGTGGGCGGCAGTGGCCTCCTTTAGCGTCACCGTCCTGTCGCAAAAGGAGGCTGCAGAGAGAATGCGCGAGGACGATGCGAATTCGCTCCCTCAGCGCCGTAGGAGGCCAGGTCGGCGTCTAAGGGCATACGCAGCCCGAATGATACCGCCTTAA